The Euzebya sp. sequence CACCCGGCGCGCAGGTCGAGGAGAGGAGGACGCCGAACTCGTCACCCCCGAGCCGGGCGGCGACGTCGCCGGCGCCGAGGCAGGCGTCGAGTCGTCGGGCCAGCGCCAGCAGGAGCGCGTCGCCGGTGTCGTGGCCCAGGCTGTCGTTGACGGTCTTGAAGTCGTCGACGTCGCAGAAGAGCACCGCGACGCCGTCGCGGTCCGAGCCGGCCCGGTCCAGGGCCTCCTGGACGAGCTCGGCGAACATCACGCGGTTGGCGAGGCCGGTGAGCGGGTCGTGCATCGCCAGGCGGCGCAGCTGGTGCTCGAGCGACGCGCGCTCGGTGACGTCGCGGATGTTGAGGACCACCCCGCCGACGTCGCCGTCGGCGGACAGGTCGGTCGCCAGCACCTCGAGGTGGCGCCACGCGCCGGAGGCGTCCCGCAGCCGCAGCGTCACGGCGGCGGGCAGGTCGCCCGGGCCGGGCAGCTGCGCCGATCGCGACAGGCAGGCGGCCACCGCCGCCTGGTCGCCGCGGTGGATCAGGCCGACGAGCGTCTCGCGGTCCATGTCGACGGGGTCGACGCCGAGCAGGCGCTCTGCCGACGGGGAGGCGTAGGTGACCCGACGGTCCGCGTCGAGGACGAGCACGATGTCGGCGGCGTTCTGCACGAGGGATCGGAACCGGCGCTCCTCGCGCTGCTGGTGCAGCAGGGCGACCTCCTCGCGGGAGGCGACGAGGGCGCGGACCAGGCCCGACAGGCGCACGAAGACCAGCAGGGACAGGACGGCGGCGACCACGTCGAGGAGGCGATCCCGCGTGGAGCCGCCGGAGAGGACGCCGACCAGGGGCACCAGCATCGACGTCAGGGCCAGGGCGGCCAGCCGCAGCCGGCCCGGCAGCGCGAGGTCGCCTGCGGTTCGGGTGGGGGTCTGTCCGCTGGCCGGGAGCCAGGCGGCGACGGCCAGCAGGGCCATCATCGCCCACCAGCCGAACGCGGCGGGGTCCTGGGACGTGTGCGTGTCCTGGCGGACCGCCACGACGTAGGCGACGTCGGTGGCCAGCAGCACCGCCATGGCGGCGACGAGCACCGTCAGGCGGGCCGTGAGGGGGCGCACGCGGAAGGCCAGGAGCGACGTCGATGCCAACAGGATGACGTCGAGGGTCGGGTAGGCCAGCAGCAGCGCCTGCCGCATGCCCGACGCCTCGGGGTCACCGGCCTGCGGCGCGAAGCTGGTGACCCACACGACCGCCGCGATCCCGACGGTGAAGATCGCCGCGTCGAGCACCGCGCCGCGGTCGCCGTCCGGCGCCCGGTGCCGCACCAGGGCCCGCAGCCCCACGGCCAGGAACGGGTACATGGCCAGGTAGAGCGGCTCGAAGGGGGAGGGGGCGGTGCCCACCCCGTCCACGAGCGACCGCGCGGCGGTGTTGAGGACGTCGCCGGCGGCGAAGCAGGTGACACCGGAGGCGATCAGCACCCAGGCCCGCCGCTCCCCGCCGCTGCGGGTCGTGGCCGCCGTGACGAGCGCGGCGACGGTCACGAGCTCGCCGACGTGGTAGCTGACCACCGGCGCCCAGGACGGCCCGAGGATCGCGAAGGCGATGCCCCCGACGCAGACGGCGACGGCGGCACGCAGGAGCGGGCGGGTCCCCTCAGCGGTCACCCCACCACATCGGCCCCGGGGGGCCGCAGTTGAGCGGGGTGGGTCAGCCCATGATCTCGTCGATGCGCGCCATCACGCCGTCGTCGAGCTGGGCGAGGACGTCGAGGGCCTTCATGTTCTCCGTCACCTGCTCGGGTCGGCTCGCGCCGGTGATGACGGTCGACACGTGCTCGTTGGCGGCGCACCACGCGATCGACAGCTGGGCGAGGGTGCAGCCGAGCTCGTCGGCGACGTCCCGCAGCTGGGCGACCTTCGCGTTCGCGTCCGCGTCGGTGACCATCTGGCGCAGCCAGTCGTAGCCCTCGAGCGTCGCCCGGGACCCCTCCGGCACCCCGTCGATGTACTTGCCGGTCAGCAGGCCGCTGGCCAGCGGCGACCACGTCGTCAGGCCCAGGCCGATGTCGTCGTAGAGGCGGGCCAACTCCTTCTCGACCCGCTTGCGGGAGACGAGGTTGTACTGCGGCTGCTCCATCACCGGCTTGTGCAGGTGGTGGCGCTCGGCGATGTCCCACGCGGCCCGGATCTCGTCGGCCCGCCACTCCGAGGTGCCCCAGTACAGCACCCGGCCGCTCGAGACGATGTCGTGCATCGCCCAGACCGTCTCCTCGATCGGGGTCTCGCGGTCGGCCCGGTGGCAGAAGATCAGGTCCAGGTGGTCGAGGCCGAGCCGCTCGAGCGACGGGTCGATCGCCTCGAGCAGGTACTTGCGGTTCAGCGTGTTCGTCGAGTTCACGCCGTCGTGCAGGCCCCAGAAGAACTTCGAGGAGATCACGTAGCTGTGGCGCTCCCAGCCGAGCGTCCGGATCACCTCGCCCATGATCCGCTCGGACTCACCCCCGGCGTAGGCCTCTGCGTTGTCGAAGA is a genomic window containing:
- a CDS encoding putative bifunctional diguanylate cyclase/phosphodiesterase, with translation MTAEGTRPLLRAAVAVCVGGIAFAILGPSWAPVVSYHVGELVTVAALVTAATTRSGGERRAWVLIASGVTCFAAGDVLNTAARSLVDGVGTAPSPFEPLYLAMYPFLAVGLRALVRHRAPDGDRGAVLDAAIFTVGIAAVVWVTSFAPQAGDPEASGMRQALLLAYPTLDVILLASTSLLAFRVRPLTARLTVLVAAMAVLLATDVAYVVAVRQDTHTSQDPAAFGWWAMMALLAVAAWLPASGQTPTRTAGDLALPGRLRLAALALTSMLVPLVGVLSGGSTRDRLLDVVAAVLSLLVFVRLSGLVRALVASREEVALLHQQREERRFRSLVQNAADIVLVLDADRRVTYASPSAERLLGVDPVDMDRETLVGLIHRGDQAAVAACLSRSAQLPGPGDLPAAVTLRLRDASGAWRHLEVLATDLSADGDVGGVVLNIRDVTERASLEHQLRRLAMHDPLTGLANRVMFAELVQEALDRAGSDRDGVAVLFCDVDDFKTVNDSLGHDTGDALLLALARRLDACLGAGDVAARLGGDEFGVLLSSTCAPGAAEAAADALIAALRDPVDLDGTEIAPSVSIGIAVGGTTPAEMLRNADAAMYEAKRAGAGRWRRWSPALHHRALSRLRLTTDLGAALERGEFSLDYQPVVDLADRRIRGVEALVRWDHPDRGRIPPLEFIPLAEETGAITALGAWVLTEACRQLAEWQRDLPGAPDVVHVNVSARELHATTFPRTVERALAAAGLPPEALVLELTESVLLEDPEGAASTFRMLRQLGIGIAIDDFGTGYSSLSYLRNLPVDVLKIDRAFVQDLGHGLPDRTVARGIVDLARALGVRTVAEGVEEESQLADLRSLGCHEAQGYHLGHPVPADGIAAMLRALATPVASGG
- a CDS encoding potassium channel beta subunit family protein produces the protein MIYRRLGRSGLKVSVLSFGSWVSFGPQLDIDRAAACMTEAREHGVNFFDNAEAYAGGESERIMGEVIRTLGWERHSYVISSKFFWGLHDGVNSTNTLNRKYLLEAIDPSLERLGLDHLDLIFCHRADRETPIEETVWAMHDIVSSGRVLYWGTSEWRADEIRAAWDIAERHHLHKPVMEQPQYNLVSRKRVEKELARLYDDIGLGLTTWSPLASGLLTGKYIDGVPEGSRATLEGYDWLRQMVTDADANAKVAQLRDVADELGCTLAQLSIAWCAANEHVSTVITGASRPEQVTENMKALDVLAQLDDGVMARIDEIMG